Proteins co-encoded in one Spirosoma endbachense genomic window:
- a CDS encoding transposase, whose translation MARIANVLREQGMKASRNRIARLIRKTGIRSIVYKKYRVQKTDSTQDYPMAKTLLNRELTTDKPGQNRSAEAMSF comes from the coding sequence ATGGCTCGGATTGCCAACGTACTTCGCGAGCAGGGCATGAAGGCCTCGCGCAACCGTATTGCCAGACTCATACGAAAAACAGGTATTCGTAGCATTGTCTACAAAAAGTATCGGGTGCAGAAGACCGACTCGACTCAGGATTATCCAATGGCTAAGACTCTGCTAAACAGGGAGCTTACGACCGACAAGCCTGGTCAAAATCGGAGTGCCGAAGCGATGAGTTTCTGA
- a CDS encoding helix-turn-helix domain-containing protein produces the protein MTDNLDAGIAIEKIAFQHLPPQDNVNTVEGDRQSHRHNSHTFHLLETGTVHIDIDFQQYTINSSSVIYIHPDQVHRTTSFDKVTVVSLAITDENLNPEYLKLLEDLVPTKPVELAPETFALITETTSLCLKLSERRSNRLYHSLLKDACNTLVALILSTYLDQTKSPEKFSRFELVTKAFRGLLEHNYTTIKRPAEYARKLNLSTAYLNECVKGTTGHSVSFHIQQRIILEASRLLYHSDQSVKEIAAELGYDDYPYFSRLFTKATGMTALAFRAKNRD, from the coding sequence ATGACTGACAATCTGGATGCAGGCATTGCCATTGAAAAAATAGCCTTCCAGCATTTACCTCCGCAGGATAACGTAAACACGGTTGAAGGAGATCGACAATCGCATCGGCACAACAGTCATACATTTCATCTGCTCGAAACAGGAACCGTTCACATTGACATTGATTTTCAACAGTACACGATAAATTCCTCGTCGGTCATCTACATTCATCCGGATCAGGTACACCGGACAACCTCATTTGACAAAGTAACCGTCGTCAGTTTGGCGATTACCGATGAAAACCTGAACCCTGAGTATCTGAAATTATTGGAAGACCTTGTTCCCACAAAACCGGTCGAATTAGCACCAGAAACATTCGCCCTCATAACCGAAACCACATCACTTTGCCTGAAATTGTCTGAACGGAGAAGCAACAGACTTTACCACTCATTACTGAAAGATGCTTGCAACACCCTGGTTGCCTTGATTCTATCAACCTATTTAGACCAAACGAAATCGCCCGAAAAATTTTCACGGTTTGAGCTGGTAACCAAAGCATTCAGGGGCCTGTTGGAACATAATTATACAACGATCAAACGCCCGGCAGAATATGCCCGGAAACTTAACTTATCGACCGCTTATCTGAATGAGTGCGTAAAAGGCACGACCGGCCATTCCGTTTCATTTCACATTCAGCAACGCATTATACTGGAGGCCAGCCGGTTGCTCTATCATTCTGATCAATCGGTAAAAGAAATTGCCGCTGAATTAGGGTATGACGATTACCCGTATTTTTCGCGACTCTTTACTAAAGCCACGGGCATGACGGCTTTAGCTTTTCGAGCCAAAAACCGCGATTAG
- a CDS encoding ABC transporter permease, with product MIRKYRSSPPDRLSPPRWADQLLEWFVAPHLLEYLQGDLHETFQKRVRQVSLIRARQEYVWAVLHCLTPFFANQQTIGPRKAGPRKADSLVPANNPYPNPALTDMIGNYFKIAWRNLWKNKGYSSITILGLAAGMAVAMLIGLWIWDELTYDHSHKNHNRLAQVMTTLVRNGSELTTNRFVASPLGNELRANYGSDFENVSMASVNQSRELAAGEKKITAKGMWVEANFPSMLTLKMLQGNINGLQDPSSILLSASVAKSLFGDADPINKVLRIDNQASYKVAGVYEDLPHNTTLNEAKLFLSWDKYVKMVGWVNESMKHWDNKSFQCYVQLNDHIDITKETAKIRLASMAHLNAASDGQEELVLQPMNNWRLYGEFKNGKVVGGRIQFVNLFAIIGIFVLLLACINFMNLSTARSEKRSKEVGIRKAVGSVRSQLISQFLSEALLIAGIAFLFSLLFAQLFLPLFNTLSDKQMTLPFSHVFFWIVCIGFTILTGLLAGSYPAFYLSHFDPLKVLKGTYRVGRFASLPRKVLVVVQFSVSITLVIGTIIVYKQIQFAKNRPVGYNRESLLAVYMTTPDLFGHYDAMRSDLLATHVVENMAESSSPVTSVWSNQIGYSWEGKDPATQPSFGTIGVTKDYGKTINWQLKEGRDFSKDFSDSNSIILNEAAVKLTGMKNIVGKIIRKDEKNLIVVGVIKDMVMESPYAPVTPTIFLVNPGWVNVIYVGMKAGIPLQDALAKLAKVFEKYNPAAPFDYTFIDEEYAQKFSDEQRIGNLAAFFAALAVFIACLGLFGLASFVAEQRKKEIGLRKVLGASIFNVWNLLSKEFMLLVVFSFLVSVPLSYYFMHNWLQNYEYRTTLSWWVFAAAGMGALMITLATVSFQSIKAAIANPVKSLRTE from the coding sequence ATGATCCGTAAGTATCGTTCTTCCCCACCTGATCGTCTCTCACCGCCCCGCTGGGCGGATCAGCTATTGGAGTGGTTTGTAGCCCCTCATCTCCTGGAGTATCTACAGGGGGACTTACATGAAACCTTTCAGAAGCGAGTACGTCAGGTAAGCCTGATCCGCGCCAGACAAGAGTATGTCTGGGCCGTGTTGCACTGCCTGACGCCCTTCTTTGCTAACCAACAAACCATCGGGCCACGAAAGGCCGGGCCACGAAAGGCTGACTCCTTAGTTCCTGCTAACAACCCGTATCCTAACCCCGCATTAACCGATATGATTGGCAACTATTTCAAAATCGCCTGGCGCAACCTTTGGAAAAACAAAGGGTATTCGTCCATTACTATACTTGGCCTTGCAGCAGGCATGGCTGTGGCTATGCTGATAGGCTTGTGGATTTGGGACGAGCTTACGTATGACCATTCCCACAAAAACCACAACAGACTTGCGCAGGTAATGACCACTTTGGTAAGAAATGGCAGTGAGTTAACCACAAATCGGTTTGTGGCTTCGCCCCTTGGCAATGAGCTGCGCGCCAACTATGGCAGCGACTTTGAAAACGTGAGCATGGCATCTGTGAACCAGAGCCGTGAACTTGCCGCAGGCGAAAAAAAAATTACTGCGAAAGGCATGTGGGTGGAAGCAAATTTTCCGTCCATGCTTACACTAAAAATGCTGCAAGGAAACATCAACGGTCTGCAAGACCCGTCATCTATTTTGTTGAGCGCATCTGTCGCAAAATCTTTATTTGGCGATGCAGATCCTATAAATAAAGTGCTGCGGATTGATAATCAGGCTAGCTATAAAGTTGCCGGTGTCTATGAAGACCTGCCGCATAATACCACGCTGAATGAAGCCAAACTATTTTTATCGTGGGATAAATATGTAAAAATGGTAGGCTGGGTGAATGAATCTATGAAGCATTGGGACAATAAGTCTTTTCAGTGTTACGTGCAGTTGAACGATCATATTGATATTACTAAGGAAACAGCTAAGATAAGGCTGGCTTCAATGGCGCATTTGAATGCAGCCAGCGATGGTCAAGAAGAGCTGGTGCTGCAGCCTATGAACAACTGGCGGCTATACGGCGAATTTAAGAATGGTAAAGTAGTTGGTGGTAGAATACAATTTGTCAATCTATTTGCCATCATTGGCATTTTTGTGTTGCTGCTGGCCTGCATAAACTTCATGAACCTTTCTACTGCACGTAGTGAAAAGCGTAGTAAAGAAGTGGGCATCCGCAAAGCCGTTGGCTCGGTACGTTCCCAACTCATCAGTCAGTTTTTAAGTGAAGCTCTGTTGATTGCAGGTATTGCCTTTTTATTTTCTCTCCTGTTTGCGCAGTTATTCTTGCCGCTGTTCAATACGCTTTCAGATAAGCAAATGACATTGCCTTTCAGCCATGTTTTCTTCTGGATAGTATGCATCGGCTTTACGATACTTACAGGATTGCTTGCGGGCAGTTACCCCGCATTTTATCTGTCCCATTTTGACCCGCTAAAAGTTTTAAAAGGCACATACCGCGTTGGCAGGTTTGCATCACTGCCCCGTAAAGTATTAGTGGTCGTGCAGTTCAGCGTTTCCATTACACTCGTTATCGGCACCATCATCGTCTATAAACAAATACAATTTGCCAAGAATCGACCGGTTGGTTATAACCGCGAAAGCTTACTAGCTGTGTATATGACAACACCTGACCTTTTCGGACATTACGATGCCATGCGCAGCGATTTACTGGCCACCCATGTTGTTGAAAACATGGCAGAATCATCCAGCCCTGTAACCAGTGTGTGGTCCAATCAAATCGGCTATAGCTGGGAAGGTAAAGACCCGGCAACGCAGCCCTCATTCGGCACCATCGGTGTAACCAAGGACTATGGTAAAACCATCAACTGGCAGCTAAAAGAAGGACGTGATTTTTCAAAAGATTTTTCTGACAGCAATTCCATCATTCTTAATGAAGCCGCCGTAAAGCTAACTGGCATGAAAAATATTGTGGGCAAAATCATTCGAAAAGATGAGAAGAATTTAATCGTAGTTGGTGTTATAAAAGATATGGTGATGGAATCGCCGTATGCCCCAGTAACGCCAACCATTTTTTTAGTGAACCCAGGCTGGGTTAATGTAATATATGTAGGCATGAAAGCAGGCATACCCTTGCAGGATGCGCTGGCTAAACTAGCGAAGGTGTTTGAAAAATATAATCCAGCTGCACCTTTTGATTATACATTTATTGACGAAGAATATGCCCAGAAATTTTCTGATGAGCAGCGTATTGGTAACCTTGCTGCCTTCTTCGCAGCGTTGGCTGTCTTCATCGCCTGTCTTGGCTTGTTTGGCTTAGCTTCGTTTGTTGCCGAGCAGCGCAAAAAAGAAATCGGCTTAAGAAAAGTATTAGGTGCCTCCATTTTTAATGTCTGGAATTTGTTATCAAAAGAGTTTATGTTACTGGTTGTTTTTTCTTTCCTTGTTTCTGTTCCGCTTTCTTACTACTTCATGCACAACTGGCTACAGAATTATGAATACAGAACAACATTGTCGTGGTGGGTTTTTGCGGCAGCAGGTATGGGTGCGTTGATGATAACATTGGCAACAGTAAGCTTTCAATCGATCAAAGCAGCCATAGCAAACCCGGTAAAGAGTTTGAGAACGGAGTAA
- a CDS encoding exo-beta-N-acetylmuramidase NamZ family protein: MKNRFLIVSALLIALVFGSIATIPHQPAGKSGVSEKAILTGADQPDQYVPYLKGKRVAMLANQTSIIGKKHLVDSLRALGVNLVKIFGPEHGFRGQASAGTPVVDRTDSATGIPVISLYGRKNKPSQEDLADVDILLYDLQDVGCRFYTNINALVRLMEACQQNGKELIILDRPNPNGYLIDGPILDMQFKSGIGMFPIPMSHGLTVAEFAQMANGEGWLTNKVTCKLKIIKVANYEHDQPYTLPVPPSPNLNTQQSVMLYPSTCLFEGTYLNHGRGTHFPFTVIGSPELKGIYSFSYTPASIKGMAETPLFMNQVCYGLDLRNYDVNQLRKTKQINLHWLMELYKAHPHKEKFFDSTLSPEMGVIERLVGHAQFRKQILEGRSEKEIRASWEPGLTAYKKIRKKYLLYR; this comes from the coding sequence ATGAAAAACAGGTTTTTGATCGTAAGTGCCTTACTCATCGCCCTTGTTTTCGGCAGCATAGCCACCATCCCCCACCAACCGGCAGGAAAGAGTGGCGTTTCTGAAAAAGCAATATTGACGGGGGCCGATCAGCCTGATCAGTATGTGCCCTATTTAAAGGGCAAACGGGTCGCCATGCTCGCCAACCAAACATCAATCATCGGAAAAAAGCACCTGGTGGATAGCCTGAGGGCGCTTGGTGTCAACCTGGTGAAGATATTTGGCCCTGAGCACGGATTTCGAGGCCAGGCCAGTGCCGGCACACCGGTGGTTGATCGAACGGACAGCGCCACCGGCATACCGGTCATCTCCCTGTACGGTCGGAAAAACAAACCTTCCCAGGAAGACCTCGCCGATGTAGACATTCTGTTGTATGACCTCCAGGATGTAGGTTGCCGCTTTTATACCAATATCAATGCCCTGGTCAGGCTGATGGAAGCTTGCCAGCAAAACGGCAAGGAACTGATCATCCTCGACCGCCCCAACCCCAATGGGTACCTTATCGACGGCCCTATCCTGGATATGCAGTTCAAATCGGGCATCGGAATGTTTCCCATCCCCATGTCGCACGGGTTGACGGTAGCGGAGTTTGCACAGATGGCCAATGGAGAAGGTTGGCTGACCAATAAAGTAACCTGTAAGCTTAAAATCATTAAGGTTGCCAACTATGAACACGATCAGCCTTATACCCTGCCGGTACCACCCTCTCCGAATCTCAATACCCAGCAAAGCGTGATGCTGTATCCATCAACGTGCCTGTTTGAAGGCACGTACCTGAATCACGGTCGGGGCACCCACTTTCCCTTTACTGTGATCGGGAGCCCTGAGCTGAAGGGCATTTATTCCTTCTCCTATACGCCTGCCAGCATCAAGGGCATGGCAGAAACGCCCCTGTTTATGAATCAGGTATGCTATGGTCTGGACCTGCGTAACTATGATGTCAACCAGCTACGCAAAACCAAACAGATCAACCTCCACTGGCTGATGGAACTCTATAAGGCTCATCCCCATAAAGAGAAGTTCTTTGATTCAACGCTGAGCCCAGAAATGGGTGTGATTGAACGACTGGTGGGCCATGCCCAGTTTCGGAAGCAGATCCTGGAAGGCCGATCGGAAAAAGAGATTCGGGCGAGCTGGGAGCCTGGCCTGACCGCCTACAAGAAAATACGGAAGAAGTATCTCCTATACCGCTAA
- a CDS encoding ABC transporter permease codes for MIRNYLLIAWRNLRKNQAYAFINVTGLALGMGCALLIFALVRYHYQTDHHHQHFNRIYQFTSRFSSPTGDFNIQGIPYPLGQAIRTDYPGIAQVAMLDEWYAPLVAVPVPNEADKKIKDKNDKGAFVEPAYFRIFDYSWLAGGPDDLSQPGTVVMSAEMARKCFGTTTGVVGRIVRLDAHIPARIVGVFADYRDDTDLAYSIMVSWGSLKEQLGTRPEDQPFDNTNGSTHCFALFNDHFSVRDWNRQLLSFVKKYNPKQIKETSYPVIPFSTMHLSAEYGGVSRGLLLSLVLIGLLLIGTASINFVNLATAQALNRAREVGVRKVLGSTKTQLFWQFMGETTLIVLLALILATGVFQYGQTLVQTYLHGPFRFTFYFSPSVIGWVILLVLTVILLAGLYPALVVAGFRPVVALAGRLTTQQVGGFSLRRGLVTTQFAISQLLLIGLIVVANQLSYVQNKDLGFRKTAILTVGLPNTPMQDIRKMSTFRNLATALPDVGQLSYSMGGPPQSGSTSQTRVRFNTRPQIEPYAPQQTWIDTTYVGMYGLKLVAGRNLQASDTAREALINETFLHRLGFNRPTEVLGKYLHKQGFAPLEIVGVLTDYNQLDLKQGIKPLFMTTLATGFYSANIQLSSTNYTQALSQLERVYNQVYPDSFFEPEFVEQQLQTAYQQEQTMGRLINCFAGIALFIGGMGLYGLVLFMVVQRKKEIGVRKVLGASVGSILWLFSREFVRLIGIAFLLAAPVGWWVMTDWLNNFAYKISLSPLMFLLSLLATAVVVLLTVSFQSLKAAQMNPVKSLRSE; via the coding sequence ATGATCCGAAACTATCTTCTCATTGCCTGGCGTAATCTACGCAAGAACCAGGCTTACGCGTTCATTAACGTAACGGGGCTAGCCCTGGGGATGGGCTGTGCACTACTCATTTTTGCCTTGGTTCGTTATCACTACCAAACGGACCATCACCATCAACATTTTAACCGAATCTATCAATTTACCTCCCGCTTTTCGTCGCCTACCGGTGATTTCAATATTCAGGGTATTCCCTACCCATTGGGGCAGGCGATTCGTACCGATTATCCTGGTATTGCCCAGGTGGCGATGCTGGATGAGTGGTACGCACCCCTGGTAGCGGTACCTGTCCCGAATGAAGCCGATAAGAAAATCAAGGATAAAAACGATAAGGGCGCATTTGTTGAGCCGGCGTATTTCCGCATCTTCGATTATAGCTGGCTGGCCGGGGGGCCTGATGACCTCAGCCAACCAGGTACGGTCGTGATGAGCGCTGAGATGGCTCGCAAATGCTTTGGTACAACAACTGGAGTTGTGGGCCGGATCGTCCGGCTGGATGCTCACATTCCCGCCCGCATTGTAGGGGTGTTCGCCGACTACCGGGATGATACCGATCTGGCTTACTCGATCATGGTCTCCTGGGGATCGCTTAAAGAGCAGCTCGGCACACGTCCGGAAGACCAACCCTTTGACAACACCAATGGGAGCACCCACTGTTTTGCCCTATTCAATGACCACTTCTCCGTTCGGGACTGGAATCGGCAGCTTCTGTCTTTTGTCAAAAAGTACAATCCCAAACAAATCAAAGAAACATCCTACCCAGTCATACCCTTCAGCACCATGCACTTATCGGCCGAGTATGGTGGGGTAAGCCGTGGGTTGTTATTGTCGCTGGTGTTGATCGGCCTATTACTGATTGGTACGGCTAGTATCAATTTTGTGAACCTGGCTACGGCACAGGCGCTCAATCGGGCTAGGGAAGTAGGCGTTCGGAAGGTATTGGGCAGTACTAAAACCCAGCTGTTCTGGCAATTCATGGGCGAAACGACACTCATTGTCCTCCTGGCCCTGATCCTGGCGACTGGCGTATTTCAGTATGGGCAAACGTTGGTTCAAACCTATCTGCATGGCCCGTTCCGGTTTACTTTTTACTTTTCACCTTCGGTTATCGGGTGGGTAATCCTGCTGGTGTTAACCGTTATCTTGCTAGCCGGCCTATATCCAGCCCTTGTGGTAGCGGGGTTCCGACCCGTCGTTGCCTTAGCCGGACGGCTGACTACCCAGCAGGTAGGCGGGTTTTCCCTCAGGCGTGGACTCGTGACAACCCAATTCGCTATTTCGCAGCTACTGCTCATCGGATTGATCGTGGTGGCTAATCAACTCAGCTACGTTCAGAACAAAGATCTGGGCTTTCGAAAGACGGCTATCCTGACGGTAGGTCTGCCCAATACGCCGATGCAGGACATCCGTAAAATGAGCACGTTCCGTAATCTGGCTACCGCCTTGCCTGATGTCGGCCAGTTGAGCTACTCCATGGGAGGACCTCCCCAGTCAGGCTCCACCAGTCAAACCAGGGTCCGTTTCAACACTCGTCCCCAGATAGAGCCGTATGCGCCCCAACAGACCTGGATTGATACTACTTATGTGGGCATGTATGGACTGAAATTGGTAGCAGGACGCAACCTGCAAGCTTCCGACACAGCCCGTGAAGCACTCATCAATGAGACGTTCCTGCATCGGCTGGGTTTCAACCGACCGACGGAGGTGTTGGGAAAGTATTTGCACAAACAAGGGTTTGCTCCCCTGGAAATTGTCGGGGTGTTAACCGATTACAACCAGTTGGACCTCAAACAGGGGATCAAACCGCTGTTTATGACTACGTTAGCCACTGGCTTCTACTCGGCCAATATTCAACTAAGTTCGACCAACTACACGCAGGCACTGAGTCAGCTAGAACGGGTCTACAACCAGGTCTATCCCGATAGTTTTTTCGAACCGGAGTTTGTAGAACAGCAGCTTCAGACGGCTTATCAACAAGAGCAGACCATGGGTAGGCTGATCAATTGTTTTGCCGGGATTGCCTTATTCATCGGTGGTATGGGCTTATACGGATTAGTTTTGTTTATGGTGGTGCAACGAAAGAAGGAGATCGGGGTGCGCAAAGTTCTGGGGGCCAGTGTGGGCAGTATTCTGTGGTTGTTTAGCCGGGAGTTTGTGCGACTGATCGGTATTGCTTTTCTGCTGGCTGCTCCGGTAGGGTGGTGGGTGATGACGGACTGGTTGAACAACTTTGCGTATAAGATTAGCTTGAGTCCACTCATGTTTCTGCTGTCTTTGCTGGCAACAGCAGTCGTTGTGCTGTTGACGGTAAGTTTTCAGAGCCTGAAAGCGGCTCAGATGAACCCAGTGAAATCCTTACGGAGCGAATAG
- the bla gene encoding class A beta-lactamase, subclass A2, producing MKLTLYLLGLLIISSPIYAQIAQLQTKIEQVIKSKKAIVGVGLYEFGSQQTITINGDKHMPMQSVYKFHVALAVLREVDKGRLKLNQKMHVKKSDLVPGLHSPMGEAYPNGEVDLPLADIIRYMVADSDGSACDYLFRLLGGPRQVEAFIHQLGIQDVAIRNTEEMMQAQGNWNVQYTNWTTPTAMLSLLKLVYKRKILSASSHDFLWKVMVGTTTGENRLKKLLPAGTVVAHKTGTSGTTKAGLMGAVNDAGFIALPNGKYMAISVFVMNSTERIEMNERIIAEIAKVAYDHFVRGH from the coding sequence ATGAAACTCACTTTATATTTACTTGGACTACTGATCATTAGTTCACCAATTTATGCCCAAATCGCGCAGTTGCAGACAAAAATTGAACAAGTCATTAAAAGTAAGAAAGCAATTGTGGGCGTGGGACTCTATGAATTTGGTAGCCAACAGACAATCACCATCAACGGTGATAAGCACATGCCTATGCAGAGCGTTTATAAGTTCCATGTCGCCTTAGCCGTATTGCGAGAAGTTGATAAGGGACGACTCAAACTCAATCAGAAGATGCACGTGAAAAAGAGCGATCTGGTACCCGGTTTGCATAGTCCGATGGGGGAGGCCTATCCCAACGGCGAGGTGGATTTACCCCTGGCCGATATTATCCGGTATATGGTTGCCGATAGCGACGGTAGCGCTTGCGATTACCTTTTTCGGCTATTGGGTGGGCCCAGGCAGGTGGAGGCCTTCATCCATCAGCTTGGTATTCAGGATGTGGCCATTCGAAATACCGAGGAAATGATGCAAGCCCAGGGGAATTGGAACGTTCAGTACACGAATTGGACTACGCCAACGGCGATGCTCAGTTTGCTCAAACTAGTTTACAAGCGCAAAATTCTATCTGCCAGTAGCCACGATTTTCTATGGAAAGTGATGGTTGGAACGACAACGGGAGAGAATCGACTCAAGAAACTGCTGCCCGCCGGTACGGTGGTAGCCCACAAAACGGGTACATCAGGAACCACTAAAGCTGGACTTATGGGAGCGGTCAACGATGCGGGTTTCATCGCATTGCCGAATGGTAAGTATATGGCCATTAGTGTATTCGTTATGAACTCAACCGAGCGTATAGAGATGAATGAGCGGATCATCGCTGAAATCGCCAAAGTAGCGTATGATCATTTCGTTAGAGGTCATTGA
- a CDS encoding PadR family transcriptional regulator: MKKTVLGELEELVLLVVAASTEDVYGVPVLEELQWQTGRNFTISAVHTTLYRLEEKGFLVSSVGGATAERGGRSKRLFALTAEGGRVLRDIQQMRTRLWEAIPEGKFQLLGL; encoded by the coding sequence ATGAAAAAGACCGTATTGGGCGAACTCGAAGAGTTAGTATTGCTAGTGGTGGCTGCCAGTACGGAGGACGTCTATGGAGTGCCCGTCCTGGAAGAACTCCAATGGCAAACCGGCCGCAACTTCACCATCAGTGCCGTGCATACCACTCTCTATCGACTCGAAGAAAAAGGCTTTCTGGTTTCCTCGGTAGGTGGAGCTACCGCTGAGCGTGGAGGGCGCAGCAAGCGATTATTCGCCCTCACAGCGGAAGGAGGACGAGTGTTGCGGGACATTCAGCAGATGCGTACTCGACTTTGGGAAGCGATCCCGGAGGGCAAATTTCAACTGTTAGGCCTTTAA
- a CDS encoding FAD-dependent monooxygenase, whose amino-acid sequence MELIKGKKVLISGASIAGLCTAWWMNNIGYTVTVVELASEPRVNGAAVELKGDTIDVVKRMGLFDQLTKHRLHVDRLEFKNAADGTEGSIQMEEGASDEIEIERDAFIGILYRKLKNDVTFRFNDSIAALFENEKGVTVNFKNSPQLSFHLVLGCDGVHSGVRKLWFGDEDKYAHFLNAYGSLTILPKLLIKQSTMQMYKVPGKSVTLNAYNNKTDIIFSFVSDIEIPYDYRNKEQQRQLILDQFTGQSWRTTELLEEMQQSDNFYFVEFYQIKMPSWTKGRVALVGDAAYCASPAAGMGGSLAMSGAAALADALQKHHGNVELAFQDYNKNYRPFIESVQAEAEQNLRTVFLPRTEEAIRKSNGQTAPF is encoded by the coding sequence ATGGAGTTAATAAAAGGGAAAAAAGTGCTCATTTCGGGGGCAAGTATAGCTGGGCTTTGCACCGCCTGGTGGATGAATAATATCGGTTATACTGTAACGGTTGTTGAACTAGCCAGTGAACCCCGTGTCAATGGGGCAGCCGTCGAATTAAAGGGTGATACGATAGACGTAGTGAAACGCATGGGCCTGTTTGACCAATTGACAAAACACCGCTTACACGTTGATCGGTTAGAGTTTAAAAATGCTGCCGATGGTACGGAAGGCTCGATACAGATGGAGGAAGGAGCCTCTGACGAAATAGAGATCGAACGGGATGCCTTTATTGGTATTCTGTACAGGAAGTTGAAAAACGACGTTACCTTTCGGTTTAACGACAGCATTGCAGCACTTTTCGAGAACGAAAAGGGTGTGACCGTGAATTTTAAAAATAGCCCACAACTCTCTTTTCATTTAGTGCTGGGTTGCGATGGGGTCCACTCGGGTGTGAGAAAGCTTTGGTTTGGTGACGAAGATAAATACGCTCATTTTTTGAATGCCTATGGCTCACTTACCATTTTGCCCAAACTACTGATCAAACAAAGCACAATGCAGATGTACAAAGTGCCGGGCAAGTCGGTTACGCTAAATGCATATAACAATAAGACGGATATTATTTTCAGTTTTGTCTCAGACATCGAAATTCCTTATGATTACCGCAACAAAGAGCAGCAAAGACAGCTGATTCTGGATCAGTTTACCGGGCAAAGCTGGCGAACTACTGAGTTGTTGGAGGAAATGCAGCAGTCGGATAATTTTTACTTCGTTGAATTCTATCAAATCAAAATGCCGTCCTGGACAAAAGGCCGAGTGGCCTTAGTGGGCGATGCCGCCTATTGTGCGTCTCCGGCTGCGGGTATGGGAGGCTCACTGGCGATGAGCGGAGCGGCAGCCTTAGCCGATGCGTTGCAAAAACACCATGGAAACGTTGAATTAGCCTTTCAGGATTATAACAAAAACTATCGTCCGTTTATCGAAAGTGTGCAGGCAGAAGCCGAGCAAAATTTGAGAACAGTTTTTCTTCCCAGAACCGAAGAAGCTATTCGGAAAAGTAACGGGCAAACAGCCCCTTTTTAG